GGCGAATACGGACAAGCCTTCGGTGGCGCTTCGCAAAGGCAAGCAGTCCAGCATGCGGCTGGCTATTGACGCCGTCAGGAACGGTGAGGCCTCAGGTGTGGTCTCTGCCGGGAATACAGGCGCGTTGATGGCTATGGCCATGTTTGGTTTGCGTACGCTTGCGGGCGTGGACCGTCCTGCGATCACGTCGATCATACCAACATTGCGTGGGGCAAGCTGCATGCTTGACCTGGGCGCTAATGTTGAATGCGACGCGGATAACCTTGTTCAGTTTGCCGTTATGGGAGAAGTTTTCGCCCGGACGGTAATGGGACTGAACCAGCCTACCATCGGCCTGCTCAATGTCGGGGTAGAGGAGCTGAAGGGCAAGGACGAGGTCAAGCTTGCGGCGGCGATGCTTCGCGATACCAATCTGCCGATTGAATTCAAAGGCTTTGTGGAAGGCGATGATATTGCCAAGGGAACGGTGAATGTCATCGTGACCGACGGCTATACAGGTAATATCGCACTGAAAACCGCGGAAGGGACGTCCAAGCTCGTCAGCGGCTATCTGCGCGAGGCCTTTTCCAGCAGCCTGATTTCGAAAATCGGTTATCTGTTTGCCAAGCGCTCTATCGACAAGATGCGCCTGCGTGTTGATCCGCGTCAGTACAATGGTGCGGTGTTCTTGGGGCTAAACGGCATCTGCGTCAAAAGCCATGGCGGGACAGACGAGGTTGGTTTTGCCAATGCGATCGGAGTCGCGGCTGATATGGCCAGCAATGATTTCATTTCGAAAATGCGGGATGACTTCGAAA
The Aestuariispira ectoiniformans genome window above contains:
- the plsX gene encoding phosphate acyltransferase PlsX — protein: MNKSLVISLDGMGGDNAPDIVVKGAALARERLPQASFLLYGDQKRLKPLVDAQPHLKGCVDIRHTDQVVANTDKPSVALRKGKQSSMRLAIDAVRNGEASGVVSAGNTGALMAMAMFGLRTLAGVDRPAITSIIPTLRGASCMLDLGANVECDADNLVQFAVMGEVFARTVMGLNQPTIGLLNVGVEELKGKDEVKLAAAMLRDTNLPIEFKGFVEGDDIAKGTVNVIVTDGYTGNIALKTAEGTSKLVSGYLREAFSSSLISKIGYLFAKRSIDKMRLRVDPRQYNGAVFLGLNGICVKSHGGTDEVGFANAIGVAADMASNDFISKMRDDFESLKSETPFEQEHEKTVSN